CCAGGATGTTGGCTTGGAAGCAGCCATTCATTTAAAGAGTGCGTAACAGCTCACTGGTCGAGCGGTTCCGCATGGATAATAATCGGGCATAAGTATATCACCGAAGCCGTGACTTCATATTTATATGAGGGGTAGGGGAGCATTGTAACTGCGTCGAAGGCGTACCTGCGAGGGATGCTGGAGCGGTTACAAACGAAAATGTAGGCATAAGTAACGATAATGCGGGCGAGAAACCCGCACGCCGAAAGACCAAGGTTTCCCCAGCTATGCTAATCAGCTGGGGGTCAGTCGGGACCTAACGCGAACCCGAAGGGGATAGTGGATGGACAACAGATTAATATTTCTGTACCTGCTCACGCTAAAAGTGACGGAGGCGAGAAGTTGGTGCGTACAGACGGAATTGTACGTTGAAGGGAGCGGTAACGCCCCGATAGTACACCGAGACTACGGTCAAGGTGATAATCCAGCATATCGACTTCCAAGAAAAGCGAGTGAAGCAGCCCGTACCGTAAACCGACACAGGTGGTTGGGATGAGTATTCTAAGGCGCTCGAGAGATTCATGGCTAAGGAACTAGGCAAAATAGACCCGTAACTTCGGGAGAAGGGTCGCCCCCTTATGGGGGGCCGCAGTGAAGAGGTCCAGGCGACTGTTTATCAAAAACACAGGGCTCTGCAAAATCGAAAGATGAAGTATAGGGCCTGACACCTGCCCGGTGCTGGAAGGTTAAGAGGAGATGTCATTCCTTCGGGGAGAAGCATTGAATTGAAGCCCCAGTAAACGGCGGCCGTAACTATAACGGTCCTAAGGTAGCGAAATTCCTTGTCGGGTAAGTTCCGACCTGCACGAATGGTGCAACGATCTGGACACTGTCTCGGCCATGAGCTCGGTGAAATTGTAGTATCGGTGAAGATGCCGGTTACCCGCAGTGGGACGAAAAGACCCCGTGCACCTTTACTATAGCTTCGTATTGACCTTGGTCAAGCAATGTGTAGGATAGCTGGGAGACTTTGAAGCTGCATCGCCAGGTGTGGTGGAGTCATTGTTGAAATACCAGCCTTTGCTTGTCCGGGGCCTAACCCTCCAAGAGGGAACAGTGCGTGGTGGGTAGTTTGACTGGGGTGGTCGCCTCCAAAAGAGTAACGGAGGCTTCTAAAGGTGCCCTCAATACGGTTGGCAATCGTGTGTAGAGTGCAATGGCACAAGGGCGCTTGACTGAGAGACATACAGGTCGATCAGGTTGGAAACAAGAGCATAGTGATCCGGTGGTTCCGCATGGAAGGGCCATCGCTCAAAGGATAAAAGGTACGCCGGGGATAACAGGCTGATCTCCCCCAAGAGCTCATATCGACGGGGGGGTTTGGCACCTCGATGTCGGCTCGTCACATCCTGGGGCTGGAGAAGGTCCCAAGGGTTGGGCTGTTCGCCCATTAAAGTGGCACGCGAGCTGGGTTCAGAACGTCGTGAGACAGTTCGGTCTCTATCTACTGCGGGCGTTAGAAATTTGAGTGGATCTGACTCTAGTACGAGAGGACCGAGTCGGACTGACCGCTGGTGCACCAGTTGTTCCGCCAGGAGCATCGCTGGGTAGCTATGTCGGGATCGGATAAGCGCTGAAAGCATATAAGCGCGAAACCGGCCACAAGATGAAATTTCTTTAAAGGGCCGTGGGAGATGACCACGTTGATAGGCTATAGGTGGAAGGGCAGTAATGTCCGTAGCCGAGTAGTACTAATTGCCCGTCAGGCTTGCGCGAACGCTTGCCTCCTTCTTCGGAAGGAGGCGGCAACGATCTTTACTTCTTTCTTTTTATACCGAAACATACTTTTTAATATAAGTGCTTCTTTCCTTTATAGGAATCCTGTTCCATTCATGTCAACGATATTGCGGCGAAGGCCGCGGTCGGATATATCCGATCCAAAACTTAGGTGGCCATGGCGACGGGGCCCACCCCTTACCATTCCGAACAGGGAAGTTAAGACCGTTTGCGCCGATGGTACTGCTATACCAAGTGGGAGAGTAGGTAGCCGCCTTTTTCAAAGTCCTTTACAGCAATGTAAAGGACTTTTTTTTGCCTAGGAATTAGGTGTGAGATAATAGATTACTTCTTTTGATTATATTTAAGGAACTTAAATAGTAATCATGAAAAATGCCATCCTTTTATTAATTTTATTCTCATTTTCACTAACCATTTATTCTCAGGAAAATCAATTAAAAGCCTTAGTTGGAGGTACTCTAATTGATGGATTTGGTGCAGAACCTATTAAAAATAGTGTAGTCATAATTCAAAATAAGAAAATAATTGCTGTAGGTAATCAAGACAATACTATAATTCCACAAAATGCTGAAATAATTTCTACAGAAGGTATGAGTGTTTTACCCGGTCTATGGGACATGCATGTTCATACTATGTTAACAGGACATTCGGATTACGCCTATTGGGATAAAAAATATCCTCCGCTTTGGGAAGATGTAATTATGCCTGCTTCAGCACATCAATTGTTAATGGCTGGTGTAACTAGTGCTAGGGATTTAGGGGCGCCTTTAGAGGAAAGTATTGCTGTTAGAGATGCTATTAATAATGGTGAAATTCCAGGTGCAAGTTTATATGTTTCCGGACCTTTTATACAGCATAAGCCATATCCAGGTACTGAAGATTTTAGATGGGGGATAGACGGCGTGGAAGATGCGCGTAAAAAAATTAGAAAGCTGGCTAAGGCAGGGGTAGATATGATTAAGTTAATTGATCAAGATAAAATGACTATGGATGAAGTTATGGCCATAGTTGATGAAGCTCATAAAAATAATTTAAAGGTAGTTGCTCATAGTCATAGACCTGAAGAAATAAGAAGGGGATTAATTGCAGGTGCCGATTGTTTTGAGCATACAGGTTTATCTTCAGCACCAGAGTATCCAAATGACATTATGGAAATGATAAAGGAGCGAACAGGTGACATGAGTCAAGGTCCTTTGTTTTGGACCCCTACTGTTGAAGTTTTGTATAATTATGAATATATGCGGGATAATCCAGAATTTATAGATGAGGATTCATGGCATAGGGGTTTACCTGATAGTGTTGTAAGCGATATAAGAAATAGTATTAAACATTCTGACAGGTTGCCTTATTTTCAATTGACACCAAGTAGAAGACCAACGCTTGAAAAGAAAGTGAAACAATTATTAAATGCTGGGGTTGTATTGATGATAGGTACTGACAGTGGAATTCCAATGAAGTTTCATAGTCAATCTACATGGAATGAACTTGATGTTTGGGTGAATGAATTTGGAATTGATCCAATGTATGCTATTAGAGGTGCAACTTATTGGCCATCATTATGGATGGGTGTTTCTGATAAAGTAGGTACTATTACTCCAGGTAAAGACGCTGATATTATAGCAGTAAAAGGAGATGTTTTAAGATATATAAGTCTTTTACAAGATGTTGATATTGTTATTAAACATGGAAAACGCTATAAATAATTTCACATTGATTGAAAAAGAAGAAAAATTCAATACTGTTTCTCATGGTATTGGTACTATTTTAGCAATAATTGGAATGGTACTTTTATTAAGTGCTAACAATCAAAAATCTAATTATGCTATTTTGAGTATAGTTATATATAGTATTTCTTTAATAAGCATGCTAGCTGTATCCACAATATATCATGCTGTTCATAGTAGTGTTTGGAAACAAAGAATGAGAATTATAGATCATATTAATATCTATTATCTTATTGCAGGTACGTACACGCCCGTGGCATTAATAACCTTAATTAACGGCAATGGATGGTTTATATTCTTTACTGTTTGGGGTATAGCACTTTTTGGGACTATTTTAAAAGTATTTTATACAGGTAAATTTGAAATCCTATCATTATTGTTATACTTAACAATGGGATGGTTAATAGTATTCGATTTTCAGAATTTAATAGATGGTACTTCTAAACTAGGAGTACGATTATTAATGCTTGGAGGGGCTTTTTATACTATTGGAATTGTTTTTTATGCCGTAAGAAGAATTCCGTATAATCACTTTATCTGGCATCTATTTGTACTAGGTGGGGCAATAAGTCACTGGTTTTTTATTTATTTGGATGTCGTATAGTAGTAGTAATTTAAATTATTAATTCAATAGTATTAAGAATCAATAAAATCTTTATACTCTTCAAAGAATTTTTCTATTTGTGACATAGTGTGATTTAAAAACTCCATAGTTTCTCTCCAACTATTCTTATTGTGAATAGATACATCGTGTAATTCTATGTAAACTCTTGAAATTTCTTTTTGATTATCAAGAATAAAAAAATCTTCATATATGGCTTTTGGAAGGTATTCTTCTACTAATATTGATTTTAACGCAACTAATTTATCCCAAACTTTTATTCGTTGTTCAAAATCAGAATCAACATCTATAGAAACCATCGCCATTTTTAAATCGAAATGAAATTTAAAAGATAATCCCTTTACTTTTGTTTTGTATAAAGTCTATTTATTTGGAAACGATTTTCCAAATGAAATCCAAAATTCTTCTCGCAATTTTCTTGAGTCTTCTTTGCTGAACATTTATACAAAATAAGCAATTGTAATACCAAAAATTATCACTAATAGTTTCCTTAAATTAAATTTATGTCCTTCAGAACTTTCAAACAATATTACCGTGGAAATATGTAAGAATACACCAATTACTAGCGCATTCAAAAAGATACCATAAGTAGCTAATAGTTCAATTGTATGAGCTAAATAAGTTCCTAACGGTGTCATAATAGAAAATAGAACCATAAATAAACCGGCATGAAAGGGTTTAATATTTGAGCCCAAAAGAAATATACTTAAAATAATGGCTATTGGAATTTTATGAATTAATATGCCATAGATAATTGTGTTGTTAGTGCCAATAGGTAAACCTTCTAATAAGGAATGAATGCAAAGACTAATAAAAAGCAACCATGGAAAATTTCTACTTTCCTTAGATATATGAACATGCCCATGCTCTGCGCCTTTGGAAAAGAATTCTAAGAATATTTGAAATAAAATTCCTAGCATAATAAAGACTCCAATTGATTTTGGTTCTATATTAGAGTATACCTCGGGTAGCATTTCAAAGATTGTCAATGCTAATAAAAATGCACCACTAAAGGCAAGTAATAGCTTAAACGATTCGTTTTTTTGAGGTTTTGTAATTACCACAAAAATAAAACTTAATAGCACACCCAGAATAGGTAAAATATAAATCATGTAGTCGCTGGTTAGGCTTTTATATAAAGGAAATAGATCTTAAATTAATCTAGCGTCAAAATTAGCGTATTTTTGCGGTACGAGAAAAAATGGATATGGGTAATAATTTTAAAATGGTCGCAAAGACACTATTTGGTTTTGAAGAACTCCTTTCAAAGGAACTAAGAAACCTTGGTGCAAGTAATGTTGTCGAAGGTGTTAGAAATGTATCATTTGAAGGTGATACAGGCTTTATGTACAAAGCAAATCTTTGTTTGCGAACAGCTATAAAAATTATTAAACCAATACACTCTTTTCGTGTTAGAGATGAAAATGACCTATACAAGAAAATTTATGCAATGGATTGGACAGAATACCTATCCGTTAGTGAAACTTTTGCTATAGATGCTACAGTAAACTCTGAACAGTTTACACATTCATTATATGTATCTCAAAAAACTAAAGATGCTATTGTAGATAAGTTTAGAGATACTGACGGTACAAGACCAGACGTAGATGTTAAAGATCCAGATCTTCGTATAAATATTCATATTCATAATAACGAGTGTAATGTTTCTTTAGATAGTTCAGGTAGTTCATTGCATAAAAGAGGGTATCGTACGGCAACGAATATTGCTCCTATAAACGAAGTACTTGCTTCTGGTTTGTTATTATTGAGTGGATGGGATGGACAAAGTGATTTTCTTGATCCTATGTGTGGTAGTGGTACTATGTTGACTGAAGCAGCTATGATTGCTTGTAATATCCCTGCTAATATTAATAGAAAGGATTTTGCATTTGAAAAATGGTCAGATTTTGATGCCGAGTTATTTGAGAAAATAATTGATTCTAGCTTAAAGAAAACAAGAGAGTTTCATTTTAAAATAATTGGTTATGATAAGGCTCCTTCTGCGGTAAGAAAGGCTCAAGATAATATCGAGAATGCTAATCTAACTGATTATATTACTGTAGAACGTAAGGATTTTTTTAAGACGGAAAAGGAAACAGATGGAACATTACATATGTGTTTTAATCCACCATATGGGGAACGTTTGGATATTGAGTTGGAAAATTTTTATAGCGCTATAGGTGATACCTTAAAACAAGGATATCCGGGGACTAATGCTTGGTTTATTACCAGTAACCTGCCTGCATTGAAGTTTGTAGGTTTAAGACCTTCACGTAAAATAAAAGTATTTAATAGTCATTTGGAATCTAGATTAGTTAAATATGAAATGTACGAAGGAAGCAAAAAGGCTAAATATCAAAAAAACGAGTAAGAATGAAACTTAAGCATCAAGTTCTAGTTTATAATTTTCTGGGGTATGCTATCCTATTTATACTACTGCGATTTGTTTTACATTTCACATTAAAATTAGATTCTATTTATTTAGCATTGATTGCTGCAATTGCAGCATCTGTGCTAGCTCCTAAATTTGCTGTAGTAAAAAAAGAAGGAGTTGATAAAATGGTAATGAAATGGATATTTATTAAGGGGTTTAAAGAATTATAATTCACCTTGATTAGAATCTAATTTTTCAATTTTTTCTTTTGCTTTATTCTTCTTTTTATAAAGTGGTAAGAAATAGGATATACTATAATTATAACCTACTCCAAAGTTACTATCCCAGGTTACTTTATTAAATCCGGGTATCCATAAATTTGGAAAACGCTCATTCTCTTTTTGTGATATAATCAGTCCTAGTCTTATACTTGCACCTACATAAAAATTAGAGAATACCTTAACTTTTGTTCCAAATACACCTTCTAACCATGTAGCTGATAATCCTGAGAAGTTTTCTGCAATATCAGAACCACTTGCAAAATTATCTTCGTTCCAATACCTATTTGTATCAAAATATTGATAATTATTCAATGTATTATCAAAAGTACTGAAGGCTAATCTACCGCCCATATAAATTAAATTATGCTCACCATACCAGTTAGCATAATTGTTTTTGTTTACACCCACCTTTAAATAACTACCAGAAGTGGTAAAATTATAAAGATCTTCTTGTCTTGTTTTTTCTTCGGTTCCAAGTTCAGCGGCTAAGTATAAATTTTGAGTAAGTCTGTAATCTGCAACAATTTCAAAGCCTTTATAATTATCATCCAAAGCTCCTGTTACAATTCTACTTAAATCAATACCTAGACTAATGCCATAAGATTGTTTGTATATAACTGTGTCCTTTGGGTTTAAATCAATAGGCTTACTTTGACAAAATGCCATACAGGTAATAAATATGAATAAAAGATTAGTGATAAATCTTGACATGTGTTGAATCTGAGTTGGTGACTTGTGATTTTATTATTTCAATATCCTTAATCCAATTATCCGTGTCTACATTTAAACCAGTTTGTAAACTATCGTAATTTATTACGAACCCACAACCACGGGATAAAAAGTCCTCTATTCTTTGATAGGAGAAATTAATAGTATCTACGTTTCCTGTTTCAGAACCATCCTCTGCAGATGCTGAACCACTGATCAATATAAAGCTTGTTGCATCTTCATCTGTCTTTAGTGGAATTGAAATGGTGTTTAATGCTGTTCTATCTGCAACTGTATTAACCGTTATATTTTTGCCAACACCAACAACCCTTAACGTAGGAACGTTTTTTAGAGCACTGGTGTCTGATATATTGTAAAACTCTATAACTAATAGTGGCGTATCACCTTCTACACAGATATCATCTTTTTCACAAGAGGCTACCGATAAGATGGCTGTAAATAATAAAATGCCAATTCGTAAACTTCTCATACTAAACTTTCTTTTCTAAAAGTACAACATTTTCAACGTGATGAGTTTGCGGAAACATATCTACTGGTTGTACTTTCGTTATCACATACATATCTTTCATCATTTCCAAATCCCTAGCTTGTGTTGCACTATTACAGCTGACATAAACTACTTTTTTAGGTGCAATGTTTAATATTTGCTGAACAACATCTTTATGCATACCGTCACGTGGCGGATCAGTTATAATTACATCCGGCACTCCATTTTGAGATATAAACTGCTCATTGAAGACATTTTTCATATCACCAACAAAGAAATCTACATTTTCTATATTATTACGGACTGCATTTGCTTTGGCGTCTAAAATTGCTTCAGGAACCGATTCTATACCTACTACTTTTTTAGCTTTTTTAGAAACAAATTGGGCAATAGTACCTGTTCCGGTATACAGGTCATAAACCAGTTCATCGCCTTTTAAATCAGCAAAATTTCTAGTTATTTTATAAAGCTCGTAAGCTTGTTCTGAATTTGTTTGATAAAAAGATTTCGCATTAATCTTGAATTTCAACCCTTCCATTTCTTCGAAAATATGATCTCTACCGGCGAAGCAAATTATTTCTTGATCATAAATAGTATCATTTGCCTTCGGATTAATTACATATAACAAAGCAGTAATTTCTGGAAAGGTAAATGATAGGTGGTTTAAAAGTAATTCTCTCTTCTCCTTATTATTTTCAAAAAATTGAACTAAAACCATAATTTCTCCAATAGAACTGGTACGTAGCATTAAAGTACGTAATAAGCCATGTTGGTTTCTTGGGTTGAAAAATGTAAGTCCATTTTTAACAGCAAACTTTTTCGTCTCTAATCGAATGGCGTTAGAAGGGTCTTCTTGAAGATGGCACTTTTTAATGTCCAATATTTTATCCCACATACCTGGAATATGAAAACCGAGGGCATTTCTATCTTCAATTTGATTATCTGACTTAATTTCATTTTGAGTTAACCAGCGACTATCGGAAAAGGAATATTCCATTTTATTTCTGTAGAAATACTGCTTTTTAGAACCAAGTATAGGGGTCATTTCAGGTAAATCTAAATGTCCTATTCGTTTTAAATTATTCTCAACTTCTTTTTGTTTGTAAAAAAGTTGGTGATTATAGCCCATATCTTGCCATTTACATCCTCCACAAACACCAAAATGCAGGCATATAGGGTCAACTCTTTTATCTGAAAGAGAATGAAATGTAATAGCAGTACCTTCGAAATATGCTTTCCTTTTTTTTGTGGTTTGCACATCAACAACATCTCCAGGGACCGTATTGTTTAAAAAAATAACTCTACCATCTGGTGCCTTTCCAATGGTTTTTCCTTTGGCGGCAGCATCTACAATGGTTACATTTTCAAAAACTAAACGCTTTGTCTTTTTTCGCATGCCGCAAAAATAAATGGTTTCTTTGAATTGAGAATACTGTTATTGATAGTATTAACAAGATATTGGAGCCATTTGCCGTAATTATTATATTTGCGGACAATTATTTGTATTTTTGTTTATCTACAAGGATGATTTCTCTCCCACGCTGAATTTTCGCCCCGATGCCTATCGGGATTTGAAAGGAAAAAGGTATAGAAGGAATTGCTAAAGTTTTATTTAAAGTAATTTTTATCATGTCAATTTTAGAAAACATCACTTCTAAGGATGCTATAGCATTAGAAGAAAAACACGGAGCACACAATTACCACCCTTTACCTGTTGTGCTAAGTAAAGGCGAAGGCGTATTCGTATGGGACGTTGAAGGACAAAAGTATTATGATTTTTTATCCGCTTATTCTGCAGTGAACCAAGGACACTGTCATCCCAAAATTGTAAATGCTATGATAGTACAAGCAAAGACATTGTCTTTGACTTCTAGAGCCTTTTATAATGATATGTTGGGTAAATACGAAAAGTACGCTACAGAAACGTTTCATTTCGATAAACTCTTACCAATGAATACAGGCGCAGAGGCTGTTGAAACCGCTTTAAAGATTTGTAGAAAATGGGCTTATGAGAAAAAAGGTATTGAAGAAAATGAAGCAGAAATAGTTGTTTGTGAAAATAATTTTCATGGACGAACTACTACTATTATTTCATTTTCTAACGATCCTGTGGCCCGCAAGAATTTTGGTCCGTATACTGATGGATTCATAAAAATTGAATACGATAATCTTAAAGCATTGGAAGAGGTGCTAAAATCCAATAAAAATGTTGCTGGTTTTTTAGTAGAACCTATACAAGGTGAAGCCGGTGTATATGTGCCATCTAATGGGTATTTAAGTGGTGCAAAAGCACTATGTGAAAAGTATAACGTGTTATTTATTGCAGATGAAGTACAAACTGGTATTGCCAGAACAGGTAGATTATTAGCTACCTGCGGAAATTGCTCTTGTTCTGATAAACATTGTAGCGGAACACCCGAAATTAAACCTGATATTTTAATTTTAGGTAAAGCATTGTCTGGTGGAGCGTACCCAGTTTCTGCGGTTTTGGCGGATAATGATATTATGGGTGTTATTAGACCAGGAAATCATGGAAGTACATTTGGCGGCAATCCTATTGCGGCAGCAGTTGGTATGGCGGCTTTAGAGGTTGTTAAGGACGAAAAGTTAGCGGAGAATGCCTTTGTGTTAGGAGAGCTCTTTAGAGAAGAGTTAAATAAGTTTATACCTCATACGGATCTAGTTAATAGTGTTCGTGGTAAGGGGCTTTTAAATGCTATCTTAATTAATGATACCGAAGAAAGTAGTACGGCATGGGATATTTGTATGGCTTTAAAAGAAAACGGACTTCTTGCTAAACCTACTCATGGTAATATAATCCGTTTTGCACCACCATTGGTAATGACAAAAGAGCAACTTTTAGATTGTGTTTCTATTATTATAAAAACATTAAAGGAGTTTAAAAAATAAAAATAAAAATCCCCGATTCTATATCGGGGATTTTCTTTTTAGAATAGAATTGAACTATTGAAAATCTGCAGATGCAAAAAAGGCAATAATTATTCCAAAATAAATAATTGTAAATATTAATAGGATTACGGCAAGTGCAAGCCCAATATAGGATAATATTCTTCCTGTATTTACATTTTCATATCCTCGATAATTTCCAGGATTGGACTCATAAAAATTCTTAGCTTTTTTAGCATTGCTTAA
The genomic region above belongs to Maribacter hydrothermalis and contains:
- a CDS encoding amidohydrolase family protein, which produces MKNAILLLILFSFSLTIYSQENQLKALVGGTLIDGFGAEPIKNSVVIIQNKKIIAVGNQDNTIIPQNAEIISTEGMSVLPGLWDMHVHTMLTGHSDYAYWDKKYPPLWEDVIMPASAHQLLMAGVTSARDLGAPLEESIAVRDAINNGEIPGASLYVSGPFIQHKPYPGTEDFRWGIDGVEDARKKIRKLAKAGVDMIKLIDQDKMTMDEVMAIVDEAHKNNLKVVAHSHRPEEIRRGLIAGADCFEHTGLSSAPEYPNDIMEMIKERTGDMSQGPLFWTPTVEVLYNYEYMRDNPEFIDEDSWHRGLPDSVVSDIRNSIKHSDRLPYFQLTPSRRPTLEKKVKQLLNAGVVLMIGTDSGIPMKFHSQSTWNELDVWVNEFGIDPMYAIRGATYWPSLWMGVSDKVGTITPGKDADIIAVKGDVLRYISLLQDVDIVIKHGKRYK
- a CDS encoding THUMP domain-containing class I SAM-dependent RNA methyltransferase: MGNNFKMVAKTLFGFEELLSKELRNLGASNVVEGVRNVSFEGDTGFMYKANLCLRTAIKIIKPIHSFRVRDENDLYKKIYAMDWTEYLSVSETFAIDATVNSEQFTHSLYVSQKTKDAIVDKFRDTDGTRPDVDVKDPDLRINIHIHNNECNVSLDSSGSSLHKRGYRTATNIAPINEVLASGLLLLSGWDGQSDFLDPMCGSGTMLTEAAMIACNIPANINRKDFAFEKWSDFDAELFEKIIDSSLKKTREFHFKIIGYDKAPSAVRKAQDNIENANLTDYITVERKDFFKTEKETDGTLHMCFNPPYGERLDIELENFYSAIGDTLKQGYPGTNAWFITSNLPALKFVGLRPSRKIKVFNSHLESRLVKYEMYEGSKKAKYQKNE
- a CDS encoding DUF6048 family protein, with protein sequence MSRFITNLLFIFITCMAFCQSKPIDLNPKDTVIYKQSYGISLGIDLSRIVTGALDDNYKGFEIVADYRLTQNLYLAAELGTEEKTRQEDLYNFTTSGSYLKVGVNKNNYANWYGEHNLIYMGGRLAFSTFDNTLNNYQYFDTNRYWNEDNFASGSDIAENFSGLSATWLEGVFGTKVKVFSNFYVGASIRLGLIISQKENERFPNLWIPGFNKVTWDSNFGVGYNYSISYFLPLYKKKNKAKEKIEKLDSNQGEL
- the rlmD gene encoding 23S rRNA (uracil(1939)-C(5))-methyltransferase RlmD encodes the protein MRKKTKRLVFENVTIVDAAAKGKTIGKAPDGRVIFLNNTVPGDVVDVQTTKKRKAYFEGTAITFHSLSDKRVDPICLHFGVCGGCKWQDMGYNHQLFYKQKEVENNLKRIGHLDLPEMTPILGSKKQYFYRNKMEYSFSDSRWLTQNEIKSDNQIEDRNALGFHIPGMWDKILDIKKCHLQEDPSNAIRLETKKFAVKNGLTFFNPRNQHGLLRTLMLRTSSIGEIMVLVQFFENNKEKRELLLNHLSFTFPEITALLYVINPKANDTIYDQEIICFAGRDHIFEEMEGLKFKINAKSFYQTNSEQAYELYKITRNFADLKGDELVYDLYTGTGTIAQFVSKKAKKVVGIESVPEAILDAKANAVRNNIENVDFFVGDMKNVFNEQFISQNGVPDVIITDPPRDGMHKDVVQQILNIAPKKVVYVSCNSATQARDLEMMKDMYVITKVQPVDMFPQTHHVENVVLLEKKV
- a CDS encoding DUF6452 family protein; its protein translation is MRSLRIGILLFTAILSVASCEKDDICVEGDTPLLVIEFYNISDTSALKNVPTLRVVGVGKNITVNTVADRTALNTISIPLKTDEDATSFILISGSASAEDGSETGNVDTINFSYQRIEDFLSRGCGFVINYDSLQTGLNVDTDNWIKDIEIIKSQVTNSDSTHVKIYH
- a CDS encoding ZIP family metal transporter: MIYILPILGVLLSFIFVVITKPQKNESFKLLLAFSGAFLLALTIFEMLPEVYSNIEPKSIGVFIMLGILFQIFLEFFSKGAEHGHVHISKESRNFPWLLFISLCIHSLLEGLPIGTNNTIIYGILIHKIPIAIILSIFLLGSNIKPFHAGLFMVLFSIMTPLGTYLAHTIELLATYGIFLNALVIGVFLHISTVILFESSEGHKFNLRKLLVIIFGITIAYFV
- the rocD gene encoding ornithine--oxo-acid transaminase; this translates as MSILENITSKDAIALEEKHGAHNYHPLPVVLSKGEGVFVWDVEGQKYYDFLSAYSAVNQGHCHPKIVNAMIVQAKTLSLTSRAFYNDMLGKYEKYATETFHFDKLLPMNTGAEAVETALKICRKWAYEKKGIEENEAEIVVCENNFHGRTTTIISFSNDPVARKNFGPYTDGFIKIEYDNLKALEEVLKSNKNVAGFLVEPIQGEAGVYVPSNGYLSGAKALCEKYNVLFIADEVQTGIARTGRLLATCGNCSCSDKHCSGTPEIKPDILILGKALSGGAYPVSAVLADNDIMGVIRPGNHGSTFGGNPIAAAVGMAALEVVKDEKLAENAFVLGELFREELNKFIPHTDLVNSVRGKGLLNAILINDTEESSTAWDICMALKENGLLAKPTHGNIIRFAPPLVMTKEQLLDCVSIIIKTLKEFKK
- a CDS encoding CCC motif membrane protein, with the protein product MNNSEYQQIPGASNALTFGILSIVLTLFCCGPFGAIFSFIGLSNAKKAKNFYESNPGNYRGYENVNTGRILSYIGLALAVILLIFTIIYFGIIIAFFASADFQ
- the trhA gene encoding PAQR family membrane homeostasis protein TrhA — its product is MENAINNFTLIEKEEKFNTVSHGIGTILAIIGMVLLLSANNQKSNYAILSIVIYSISLISMLAVSTIYHAVHSSVWKQRMRIIDHINIYYLIAGTYTPVALITLINGNGWFIFFTVWGIALFGTILKVFYTGKFEILSLLLYLTMGWLIVFDFQNLIDGTSKLGVRLLMLGGAFYTIGIVFYAVRRIPYNHFIWHLFVLGGAISHWFFIYLDVV